The proteins below are encoded in one region of uncultured Eubacteriales bacterium:
- the oppD gene encoding oligopeptide transporter subunit; ATP-binding component of ABC superfamily (Evidence 2a : Function of homologous gene experimentally demonstrated in an other organism; Product type t : transporter): protein MTHNKQNGKLVEVKDLRVSFFTPAGEVKAVGGISYDLNYGEVMGVVGESGSGKSVEAYSIMGLLQSPGKVIGGSITFEGQDVLAKSPAEMTEFRGNEVSMIFQNPMTCLNPVYTVGDQLVEALRAHDKSISSADARKRAMEMLELVGINNVQKRMKQYPHEFSGGMRQRVMIAMGLICNPKLLIADEPTTALDVTIQAQILELMKDLQKKTGMGIIFITHNLGVVAEICDKVSVMYAGKIVEQGPVNDIFYNPGHPYTVGLLRSMPRVDAESYERLIPIEGTPVDMLNPPSGCPFAPRCEHAMKICLKQMPPYVELESGHRSACWLRVHEQGKAAEAAEIAEKEESANEQ, encoded by the coding sequence ATGACACACAACAAGCAAAACGGCAAGCTGGTGGAAGTAAAGGACCTTCGGGTCTCTTTCTTCACCCCCGCCGGTGAGGTCAAGGCCGTGGGCGGAATCTCCTACGACCTGAACTATGGCGAGGTCATGGGCGTCGTGGGCGAGTCAGGCTCCGGCAAGAGCGTGGAGGCTTACTCCATCATGGGCCTGCTCCAGTCCCCTGGCAAGGTCATCGGCGGCTCTATCACCTTCGAGGGCCAGGACGTGCTGGCCAAGAGCCCCGCGGAGATGACCGAATTCCGGGGCAATGAAGTCTCCATGATCTTTCAGAACCCCATGACCTGCCTTAACCCCGTCTACACCGTGGGCGACCAGCTGGTGGAGGCCCTGCGCGCCCACGACAAGTCCATTTCCAGCGCCGATGCCAGAAAGCGCGCCATGGAGATGCTGGAACTGGTTGGCATCAACAATGTGCAAAAGCGCATGAAGCAGTACCCCCATGAGTTCTCCGGCGGCATGCGCCAGCGCGTGATGATTGCTATGGGCCTTATCTGCAACCCCAAGCTCCTCATCGCGGACGAGCCCACCACCGCTTTGGACGTGACCATCCAGGCCCAAATCCTGGAGCTGATGAAGGACCTGCAGAAGAAGACCGGTATGGGCATCATCTTCATCACCCATAACCTGGGCGTTGTGGCTGAGATCTGCGACAAGGTCAGCGTCATGTACGCCGGCAAGATCGTGGAGCAGGGGCCCGTCAACGATATTTTCTATAACCCCGGACACCCCTACACCGTGGGGCTCCTGCGCTCCATGCCCCGGGTGGACGCTGAGAGCTACGAGCGCCTCATCCCCATCGAAGGCACCCCGGTGGACATGCTCAATCCCCCCTCCGGCTGCCCCTTTGCCCCTCGGTGCGAGCACGCCATGAAGATTTGCCTCAAGCAGATGCCCCCCTACGTGGAGCTGGAGAGCGGCCACCGCTCCGCCTGCTGGCTGCGGGTGCATGAGCAGGGCAAGGCCGCCGAGGCTGCTGAGATTGCCGAAAAGGAGGAGAGCGCAAATGAGCAATAA
- a CDS encoding conserved membrane hypothetical protein (Evidence 4 : Homologs of previously reported genes of unknown function) — protein MAKEKKMKRAPIGSLQVDVEPMLEWNNLKPEDFAPATNEEKADFIQQRKSVSYWADAWRRLRKNTVAMVALGVLVIIILFAFMGPMVVPYGYEEFTKGAENIHPWHYSLEDQAKVAAEMEAHSGSGVLSPDEAVAKAIAEAEAKGETLSATQIAIIRGKARAAAESANESGEVLTEAQAREKLGIRAKLGGYSNGELQRIANGEKIFPHLFGTDKFGRDIMVRVMVGTRVSMLVGVCAALLVLVIGAAYGSISGYLGGKVDTVMQRIVEIIYSVPEVLVILLLSSMLKGPLEAFMSKGGAIGSLATVLGANLISMFLAFAMLYWVSMSRIIRGQVLQIKQQEYVTAARALGASSGRVIKRHLLPNCIGQLVVTTCLQIPSAIFLESFLSFLGVGVSAPMTSLGYMASEALMGMYTYPYRLLFPAIILSVMILSFNLFGDGLRDALDPRLKK, from the coding sequence ATGGCAAAGGAAAAGAAAATGAAACGCGCCCCCATCGGCTCCCTCCAGGTGGACGTGGAGCCCATGCTGGAGTGGAACAACCTAAAGCCCGAGGATTTTGCCCCCGCCACCAACGAGGAGAAGGCCGACTTCATCCAGCAGCGCAAGAGCGTGTCCTACTGGGCCGACGCATGGCGCCGCCTGCGTAAGAACACGGTGGCTATGGTGGCCCTGGGCGTGCTGGTGATCATCATCCTCTTCGCTTTCATGGGTCCCATGGTGGTGCCCTATGGTTACGAGGAGTTCACCAAGGGGGCGGAGAATATTCACCCCTGGCACTATTCCCTGGAGGACCAGGCAAAGGTGGCGGCTGAGATGGAGGCCCACAGCGGCAGCGGCGTCCTGAGCCCCGATGAGGCTGTGGCCAAAGCCATCGCTGAGGCCGAGGCCAAGGGTGAGACCCTCTCCGCCACTCAGATTGCCATTATCCGCGGCAAGGCGAGAGCCGCCGCGGAGTCCGCCAATGAGTCGGGCGAGGTCCTCACCGAGGCGCAGGCCCGTGAGAAACTGGGCATCCGCGCCAAGCTGGGCGGCTACTCCAACGGGGAGCTCCAGCGCATCGCCAACGGCGAGAAAATTTTCCCCCACCTGTTCGGCACCGATAAGTTCGGGCGCGACATCATGGTCCGTGTCATGGTGGGTACACGTGTGTCCATGCTGGTGGGCGTATGCGCCGCCCTGCTGGTGCTTGTCATCGGCGCTGCTTACGGCTCTATCTCCGGTTATCTGGGCGGTAAGGTGGATACCGTCATGCAGCGCATTGTCGAGATCATCTACTCCGTGCCCGAGGTGCTGGTCATCCTGCTCCTCTCCTCCATGCTTAAGGGTCCTCTGGAGGCCTTTATGAGCAAGGGCGGCGCCATAGGCAGCCTCGCCACGGTGCTGGGCGCTAACCTTATCTCTATGTTCCTGGCCTTCGCTATGCTCTACTGGGTGTCCATGAGCCGCATCATCCGCGGCCAGGTCCTCCAGATCAAGCAGCAGGAATACGTCACCGCAGCCCGCGCCTTGGGCGCGTCCAGCGGGCGCGTCATCAAGCGGCACCTTCTGCCAAACTGCATCGGCCAGTTGGTGGTCACCACCTGTTTGCAAATCCCCTCAGCCATTTTCCTGGAGTCCTTCCTCAGTTTCCTGGGCGTGGGCGTCTCAGCTCCCATGACCAGCCTGGGCTACATGGCCTCCGAGGCCCTTATGGGCATGTACACCTACCCCTACCGTCTGCTGTTCCCGGCGATCATCCTGAGCGTTATGATCCTCTCCTTTAACCTCTTCGGTGACGGTCTACGGGACGCGTTGGACCCGAGACTGAAGAAATAA
- the oppB gene encoding Oligopeptide transport system permease protein OppB yields the protein MAKFILKRVLMAILTVFVVATVTFGLMQAAPGNPWLAEKNPPQSVIDALNKKYGLDKSVPEQYAIYMGNLLRGEWGVSIKAQKNRPVMDIITEKFPLSAKIGVISLAWAVVVGVPLGCLAAYRRGKMTDSVLRVVSTLGVSLPGFVVATVLMIVFCGGIPSLNIFPGTFNEANGAIGYVLPCFCLGLYPMCYIARLTRSTMLDAINQEYIKTARAKGLKTGKIIFKHALRNAVIPVITYLGPLTAFTLCGGFVVEKVFGIPGLGKFFITSIQALDYPLIMGTVIFLATFIVFMNLVVDLLYKVVDPRINLAKGDN from the coding sequence ATGGCGAAATTTATCCTAAAACGGGTACTGATGGCGATCCTTACGGTTTTTGTCGTGGCGACGGTCACCTTCGGCCTGATGCAGGCGGCCCCCGGCAACCCCTGGCTGGCTGAAAAGAACCCACCTCAGAGCGTGATCGACGCCCTGAACAAGAAGTACGGGCTGGACAAGTCGGTGCCCGAGCAGTATGCCATTTATATGGGCAATCTGCTGCGGGGCGAGTGGGGCGTGTCCATCAAGGCGCAGAAGAACCGTCCTGTCATGGACATCATCACCGAGAAGTTCCCCCTCTCGGCCAAAATCGGCGTGATCTCCCTGGCCTGGGCGGTGGTCGTGGGCGTGCCCTTGGGCTGCCTTGCGGCGTACCGAAGGGGCAAGATGACGGACAGCGTGCTTCGGGTGGTGTCCACCCTGGGCGTGTCGCTGCCCGGCTTTGTGGTGGCAACAGTATTGATGATCGTTTTCTGTGGCGGCATCCCATCACTCAACATTTTCCCCGGTACCTTTAACGAGGCGAACGGCGCCATCGGCTACGTGCTGCCGTGTTTCTGTCTGGGGCTGTATCCCATGTGCTATATCGCCCGGCTTACCCGCTCCACCATGCTGGACGCAATTAACCAGGAGTACATCAAGACCGCCCGCGCCAAGGGCCTGAAGACCGGCAAGATCATCTTTAAACACGCCCTGCGCAATGCGGTCATCCCCGTCATCACGTACCTGGGGCCCCTCACCGCTTTTACCCTGTGCGGTGGGTTCGTTGTGGAGAAGGTCTTCGGCATCCCGGGGCTGGGCAAGTTCTTTATCACCAGTATCCAGGCTCTGGATTACCCGCTCATCATGGGCACCGTTATCTTCCTGGCGACCTTTATCGTGTTTATGAACTTGGTGGTGGACCTCCTATATAAGGTTGTCGATCCCCGCATCAATCTGGCAAAGGGGGATAACTGA
- a CDS encoding conserved hypothetical protein (Evidence 4 : Homologs of previously reported genes of unknown function), which translates to MLELRPSKAEEVPAQKALWQQTFGDGKDYIDDFYTYCAQPENVLVLLEDGILRSMLALLPVTVALPDWTSASSSYIYALATDPGARKQGFGRMLLQYVDFYLGEQGVDCVTTVPAEASLHKFFATVGFTECFATRKIELTAAEAALPTGEDSAVPIGPEEYGYLREELLKGTLHAQYCQRLLAYQEHICRASGGALLRLDVGGGTGCAAVEREESGHAVVVKELLIASDKIPAALAAVAKAYPADRYHLRTPAFWPGHRTSYTQPFAMIKWLSGQDRRAWSEENAAYFGFAFD; encoded by the coding sequence ATGCTTGAGCTGCGCCCCTCCAAAGCGGAGGAGGTCCCCGCCCAGAAGGCCCTGTGGCAGCAGACCTTTGGCGACGGCAAGGACTATATCGACGACTTTTACACCTACTGCGCCCAGCCGGAGAACGTGCTGGTGCTACTGGAGGACGGGATACTGCGCAGTATGCTGGCCCTGCTGCCGGTGACCGTTGCCCTACCCGACTGGACCAGCGCCAGCTCCTCCTATATCTATGCCCTTGCAACCGACCCGGGGGCCAGAAAACAGGGCTTTGGCCGGATGCTCCTTCAGTATGTGGACTTCTACCTGGGCGAGCAGGGGGTGGACTGCGTCACCACCGTCCCCGCCGAGGCGAGCCTACACAAATTCTTCGCAACCGTGGGCTTTACCGAGTGCTTTGCCACTCGCAAGATCGAACTGACCGCCGCCGAGGCCGCTCTTCCCACTGGAGAGGATAGCGCCGTCCCCATCGGCCCGGAGGAGTACGGCTACCTGAGGGAGGAGCTGTTGAAGGGCACTCTTCACGCGCAGTACTGCCAGCGGCTGCTGGCCTATCAGGAGCACATCTGCCGCGCCAGCGGCGGAGCCCTGCTCCGGCTGGACGTGGGGGGAGGCACCGGCTGCGCCGCCGTGGAGCGGGAGGAGAGCGGGCATGCTGTTGTCGTTAAGGAGCTGCTGATTGCCTCCGACAAGATTCCCGCCGCCTTGGCGGCGGTTGCCAAAGCCTACCCTGCGGACCGCTACCATCTGCGCACTCCCGCCTTCTGGCCCGGCCACCGTACGAGCTATACCCAGCCCTTCGCCATGATCAAGTGGCTTTCCGGCCAGGACAGGCGCGCCTGGTCTGAGGAGAACGCTGCCTATTTTGGATTTGCCTTTGACTGA
- a CDS encoding conserved hypothetical protein (Evidence 4 : Homologs of previously reported genes of unknown function), with product MLEFREPQLSDKPWVDELLRHADYRGCEYNFTNLYTWKDAYHHKLSRMGDFLLVHLCGGVGCSYLYPAGRGDVKAVIGALREDAAQRGEPLRLVCLAQEQADELEALFPGRFEFAADRDGYDYLYEIDRLADLEGKKLHNKRNHVNRFIDKNPDWTYEEITPATLGECLEMDREWYRRSLLREGAAEERDLGDEGKALRLAISHFEDLGLEGGLIRVLGEVVAFTMGDPLSSDTFDVHFEKAYGELQGAYATINQEFARWVRRRHPNTRYLNREDDMGVEGLRKAKESYYPDLMVEKLSAVYKD from the coding sequence ATGCTGGAATTTCGAGAACCGCAGCTATCAGATAAGCCCTGGGTGGACGAACTGCTTCGCCACGCCGACTACCGGGGCTGCGAGTACAACTTTACCAACCTCTATACCTGGAAGGATGCGTATCATCACAAGCTCTCCCGTATGGGAGACTTTTTACTGGTTCACCTCTGCGGCGGCGTGGGGTGCAGCTACCTCTATCCCGCCGGTCGCGGGGACGTGAAGGCTGTCATTGGTGCCCTGAGGGAGGATGCCGCCCAGCGGGGTGAGCCCTTGCGCCTGGTATGCCTTGCCCAGGAGCAGGCCGACGAGTTAGAGGCCCTTTTCCCCGGCCGATTTGAGTTTGCCGCCGACCGGGACGGATACGACTACCTCTACGAGATCGACCGTCTGGCCGACCTGGAGGGCAAAAAGCTCCACAACAAGCGCAACCACGTCAACCGCTTTATCGACAAAAACCCCGACTGGACCTATGAGGAGATTACCCCCGCCACGCTGGGCGAATGCCTTGAGATGGACCGGGAGTGGTACCGCCGCAGCCTGCTGCGTGAAGGGGCCGCCGAAGAACGGGACCTGGGGGATGAGGGCAAGGCCTTGCGCCTCGCCATCTCCCACTTTGAGGACCTGGGGCTGGAGGGTGGACTCATCCGCGTTTTGGGTGAGGTGGTGGCTTTCACCATGGGCGACCCCCTCTCCTCCGACACCTTTGATGTCCACTTTGAGAAGGCCTATGGCGAGCTCCAGGGGGCCTATGCCACCATCAATCAGGAATTTGCCCGCTGGGTTCGCCGGCGCCACCCGAACACCCGCTACCTCAACCGCGAGGATGATATGGGCGTGGAGGGCCTGCGCAAGGCAAAGGAGTCCTACTATCCAGATTTAATGGTGGAGAAACTGTCCGCCGTGTACAAGGACTGA
- the yvlC gene encoding Uncharacterized membrane protein YvlC, translating into MNEPKKLYRIEKGGVIAGVCGGIAEYFNIDPSLVRIAAAILFFAGTLSFWVYLVCAIVLPKKSDVYPGY; encoded by the coding sequence ATGAATGAACCCAAAAAGCTGTACCGCATCGAAAAAGGCGGTGTAATTGCCGGCGTCTGCGGCGGCATTGCCGAATACTTCAACATCGATCCCAGCCTGGTGCGTATCGCCGCTGCAATCCTCTTCTTCGCCGGTACCCTGAGTTTTTGGGTCTACCTGGTGTGCGCCATCGTCCTGCCCAAGAAGAGCGACGTGTACCCCGGCTACTAA
- a CDS encoding conserved hypothetical protein (Evidence 4 : Homologs of previously reported genes of unknown function) yields the protein MIRIITDSTCDLRPARREALGIDVVPLLVHFGEEVFQDGVDITNEEFYHRLSQAEKLPTTSQVNPETFAALFQSYVDQGDQVVGIFLSSAMSGTCQSALIAKDMVDAGEIHIVDSHTVTFALGLLVEVAAALREQGCTAAEIAGEIAALAGRVRLLAVVDTLKYLKMGGRINAATAVVGGLLGISPIITIENGLVEAVGKARGRKGAFQWMAGFLEKERPDLSLPVSFGSSNAPDAMAECKAFFSEAVAGAQILESDIGSVVGTHAGPGATGIVFFVKE from the coding sequence ATGATCCGTATTATTACCGACAGCACCTGTGACCTGCGCCCCGCCCGCCGGGAGGCCTTAGGCATCGATGTAGTGCCCCTCTTGGTCCACTTTGGCGAGGAGGTCTTTCAGGACGGGGTCGATATCACGAACGAAGAATTTTACCACCGCCTTTCCCAGGCTGAAAAGCTGCCCACCACCTCCCAGGTGAACCCGGAGACCTTCGCCGCACTTTTCCAGTCCTACGTAGATCAGGGGGACCAGGTGGTAGGCATCTTCCTCTCCAGCGCCATGTCTGGCACCTGCCAGAGCGCGCTCATCGCCAAGGACATGGTGGACGCGGGGGAAATTCATATCGTGGACTCCCATACCGTCACCTTCGCCCTGGGCCTCCTGGTAGAGGTGGCCGCCGCCTTGCGGGAACAAGGCTGCACCGCGGCGGAGATCGCCGGGGAAATCGCGGCTCTGGCGGGCCGGGTGCGGCTCTTGGCGGTGGTAGACACCCTGAAGTACCTGAAGATGGGCGGGCGCATCAATGCCGCCACCGCCGTGGTGGGCGGGCTTCTGGGCATCAGTCCCATCATCACCATTGAGAACGGCCTCGTAGAGGCCGTAGGCAAGGCCCGGGGGAGAAAGGGCGCCTTCCAGTGGATGGCGGGCTTTTTGGAGAAGGAGCGGCCCGACCTCTCCCTCCCCGTCTCCTTCGGCAGCTCCAACGCCCCCGACGCCATGGCCGAGTGCAAGGCCTTTTTCAGCGAGGCCGTCGCTGGGGCTCAGATCCTGGAGAGCGATATCGGCAGCGTCGTCGGTACCCATGCCGGCCCCGGCGCGACGGGGATCGTATTTTTTGTGAAAGAGTAG
- a CDS encoding conserved hypothetical protein (Evidence 4 : Homologs of previously reported genes of unknown function) — translation MEEHGAVLNRFLVDVFNEILKTEELCLAGTYRDLSLREFHLIEEVCRAAVEGRDNRATAIAAAQRVTAGTLTTAVTLLEKKGYLERRRDEKDRRVVRILPTEKAFRAEARHAEFHQEMVEHVLSALTSEETEVFTRALGSVADFFHRKYGENV, via the coding sequence ATGGAGGAGCATGGCGCGGTACTCAACCGCTTTTTGGTGGACGTGTTCAACGAGATCCTCAAGACGGAGGAACTCTGCCTTGCCGGCACCTACCGGGATCTCTCCCTGCGGGAGTTTCATCTCATTGAGGAGGTCTGCCGGGCCGCTGTCGAGGGACGGGACAACCGCGCCACCGCAATCGCGGCCGCCCAGAGGGTGACGGCGGGCACCCTCACCACCGCCGTCACGCTGCTGGAGAAGAAAGGATATCTGGAGCGGCGGCGGGACGAGAAGGACCGCCGGGTGGTGCGCATTCTGCCCACGGAAAAGGCCTTCCGGGCCGAGGCTCGCCACGCCGAGTTCCACCAGGAGATGGTTGAGCACGTCCTGTCCGCCCTGACGAGCGAGGAGACCGAGGTCTTCACCCGGGCCTTGGGTAGCGTGGCAGACTTCTTCCACCGAAAGTACGGTGAGAACGTCTGA
- a CDS encoding conserved exported hypothetical protein (Evidence 4 : Homologs of previously reported genes of unknown function), whose translation MKGKRIFWVRVLRRGTALFMATVAVWLLLMAAGLGAAADAFAALGERADFVSALLRAELGSTSGDVTNGELDGWGRMVLGQSALLRGNAAAVAAHLENPGTVPTVDQPAGGSSAQSDPLNPLKEDPDEEVPLPAVTAAPDDIVPRTLIPTSAEGYSYADGVYIFNRTDLDFDPAALSAAAVDLGLGDSSSPQILIMHTHATEAYTPSGTDVYTPTDNSRTLDREQNMVRIGEEMKAVFESMGLSVLHDETPYDYPAYKGAYTRSGDGVQKYLEQYPSIKIVLDVHRDALIGADGTVYKTMTKIDGTDVAQVELVLGSPQGGDYPDWQKNLTLAMKLQKSMNTLYPTLARPISISSPVYNQNLTTGSLLVEVGSHGNTLQESIAGARLFARAAGQVLLGLE comes from the coding sequence ATGAAAGGAAAGCGGATTTTCTGGGTCAGGGTCCTCCGGCGGGGGACGGCCCTCTTTATGGCAACGGTAGCGGTCTGGCTCCTCCTGATGGCGGCCGGGCTGGGAGCAGCGGCCGATGCCTTTGCCGCCCTGGGAGAGCGGGCCGACTTCGTCTCCGCCCTCCTCCGGGCCGAGTTGGGGAGCACATCGGGGGATGTGACGAACGGGGAGTTGGACGGCTGGGGACGCATGGTGCTGGGCCAGTCCGCCTTGCTTCGCGGCAACGCAGCGGCGGTGGCCGCCCATCTCGAAAACCCCGGTACCGTCCCCACAGTGGACCAGCCCGCCGGAGGAAGCTCCGCACAAAGTGACCCGCTGAACCCCTTAAAGGAGGACCCGGACGAGGAGGTTCCCCTCCCCGCCGTCACCGCCGCACCGGACGACATCGTGCCCCGCACCCTCATCCCCACCAGCGCCGAGGGGTATTCCTACGCAGACGGGGTGTACATCTTCAACCGCACGGACCTGGATTTCGACCCGGCGGCTCTCAGCGCCGCCGCGGTAGACCTCGGCCTCGGGGACAGCTCTTCCCCCCAGATCCTTATTATGCACACTCACGCCACAGAGGCCTATACCCCTTCGGGCACCGATGTCTACACCCCCACCGACAACAGCCGTACCCTGGACCGGGAGCAGAACATGGTGCGCATCGGGGAAGAGATGAAGGCGGTCTTTGAGAGCATGGGGCTGAGCGTCCTCCACGACGAAACCCCCTACGACTACCCCGCTTACAAGGGGGCCTACACCCGCTCGGGGGATGGGGTGCAGAAGTATTTAGAGCAATACCCCTCCATCAAGATCGTGCTGGATGTCCACCGGGACGCTCTCATCGGGGCGGACGGCACGGTCTACAAGACCATGACAAAGATTGACGGGACCGACGTGGCCCAGGTGGAACTGGTGCTGGGTTCACCCCAGGGGGGCGACTATCCGGACTGGCAGAAAAACCTCACGCTGGCTATGAAACTACAGAAAAGTATGAATACCCTCTACCCTACCTTAGCGCGGCCCATCTCTATCAGCAGCCCGGTGTACAACCAGAATCTCACCACCGGCTCCCTCCTGGTGGAGGTGGGAAGCCACGGCAACACGCTGCAGGAGTCTATCGCCGGAGCCCGGCTCTTCGCCCGGGCGGCGGGGCAGGTGCTTCTGGGACTGGAATAG
- a CDS encoding putative enzyme (Evidence 3 : Function proposed based on presence of conserved amino acid motif, structural feature or limited homology; Product type pe : putative enzyme), whose translation MDKLLFIYNAQAGKGQVSTRLAGLLDAFVKAGWQVTVRPTQHKGDAAETAARLGDQFDRVVCCGGDGTLHETVNGLMTLERRPVLGYIPAGTTNDFARNLKLPRGYDKRAAVAAAGVPRACDIGRFNGERHFVYVAAFGAFTDVAYDTPQPFKNMFGHFAYLLEGMMRLGSIESYPLTVEHDDGVEEGEYIFGMVSNTVSVGGIIGLPASEVALDDGLMEVVLVQKPKSALELQAVITALMKQDFSAADGVTGLHTAHLKVASDRPLPWTLDGEYGGAPQVTEIDACKQAVIIVYGE comes from the coding sequence ATGGATAAGCTGCTCTTCATCTACAACGCTCAGGCGGGTAAGGGACAGGTGAGCACCCGGCTGGCCGGACTGCTGGATGCTTTTGTCAAGGCCGGGTGGCAGGTGACCGTCCGCCCCACCCAGCACAAGGGGGACGCGGCCGAGACCGCCGCCCGCCTGGGGGATCAGTTTGACCGGGTGGTCTGCTGCGGCGGGGACGGCACCCTCCACGAGACTGTGAACGGCCTGATGACGTTGGAGCGCCGCCCGGTACTGGGCTATATACCGGCGGGCACGACCAACGATTTCGCACGGAACCTCAAGCTCCCCCGGGGGTATGATAAGCGGGCCGCTGTGGCCGCTGCCGGGGTGCCTCGCGCCTGCGACATTGGACGGTTCAACGGGGAGCGCCACTTTGTCTATGTGGCCGCCTTCGGTGCGTTTACCGACGTAGCCTACGACACACCCCAGCCCTTCAAGAACATGTTCGGCCATTTCGCCTACTTGCTGGAGGGGATGATGCGCCTGGGCTCCATCGAGAGCTACCCCCTTACCGTCGAGCACGATGACGGCGTGGAGGAGGGGGAGTATATCTTCGGTATGGTGAGCAACACCGTCTCGGTGGGCGGCATCATCGGCCTGCCTGCCAGCGAAGTGGCTCTGGACGATGGGCTGATGGAGGTCGTTCTCGTTCAAAAGCCTAAGAGCGCGCTGGAACTCCAGGCCGTTATAACCGCGTTGATGAAGCAGGACTTCTCTGCAGCCGACGGGGTTACCGGCCTCCACACCGCTCACCTGAAGGTCGCCAGTGACCGTCCCCTCCCCTGGACCCTGGACGGGGAGTACGGCGGTGCGCCACAGGTGACCGAGATCGACGCCTGCAAGCAGGCCGTCATCATCGTGTACGGCGAGTAA
- a CDS encoding putative azaleucine resistance protein AzlC (Evidence 3 : Function proposed based on presence of conserved amino acid motif, structural feature or limited homology), translating into MDRKALAAAFPVTLPVLMGYLSIGIAFGLMLQRVGYNFLWAFFMSLTIYAGSGQYLGVELLATAANLGTVALMILLINFRHLVYGLSMLEKFRGMGWRRVYMIFSLTDETYALLAGAQVPVGVSAKHFYFAIAVLDQLYWIVGSIIGGIAGDLLTMDITGIDFAMTALFVVIAVDQWKTYRQHLPALIGAGATLLFLLLLGADRMLVPALVSIVLLLLLLRALLEKQIGKEVPAP; encoded by the coding sequence ATGGACCGCAAGGCGCTGGCCGCCGCGTTTCCTGTGACTCTGCCGGTGCTGATGGGCTATCTCTCCATCGGCATCGCTTTCGGGTTGATGCTGCAGCGGGTAGGCTACAACTTTCTTTGGGCTTTTTTTATGAGTCTAACCATCTACGCCGGATCGGGTCAATACCTGGGCGTGGAGCTGCTGGCTACCGCCGCCAACCTGGGCACTGTGGCCCTGATGATCCTCCTCATTAACTTCCGCCATCTGGTGTATGGCCTATCCATGCTGGAGAAATTCCGGGGCATGGGCTGGCGCAGGGTCTACATGATTTTTTCCCTCACTGACGAGACCTATGCCCTGCTGGCAGGGGCTCAGGTGCCGGTGGGGGTGTCCGCCAAACACTTCTATTTCGCCATCGCGGTGCTGGACCAGCTCTACTGGATCGTTGGGTCAATAATCGGCGGTATCGCGGGGGACTTGCTCACGATGGATATCACGGGCATCGACTTCGCCATGACTGCCCTTTTCGTGGTCATCGCGGTGGATCAGTGGAAGACGTATCGGCAGCATCTGCCCGCCTTGATCGGGGCGGGGGCGACGCTGCTCTTCCTCCTCCTGCTTGGCGCGGACCGGATGCTGGTGCCTGCGCTGGTGTCCATCGTGCTCCTTCTCCTGCTTCTGCGGGCCCTGCTGGAGAAGCAGATAGGGAAGGAGGTGCCCGCCCCATGA
- the azlD gene encoding Branched-chain amino acid transport protein AzlD: MTSAQAALSIGVMALITLLTRALPFLLFDRGETPPKVILYLGRVLPPAVIAMLIVYCLRSLSFSLALDMAALALWAPQVIAVAAVVALHLWKRNNLLSIFGGTILYMVLVQTVFA, encoded by the coding sequence ATGACGAGCGCGCAAGCTGCCCTCTCCATCGGGGTGATGGCCCTCATCACGCTGCTCACCCGGGCCCTGCCCTTTCTTCTCTTCGACCGGGGGGAGACGCCCCCCAAGGTCATTCTCTACCTTGGGCGGGTGCTGCCCCCGGCGGTCATCGCCATGCTCATCGTCTACTGCCTGCGGAGCCTGTCCTTTTCCCTGGCACTGGACATGGCCGCCCTGGCGCTTTGGGCACCTCAGGTCATCGCCGTGGCGGCGGTGGTAGCCCTCCACCTCTGGAAGCGGAACAACCTCCTGTCCATCTTTGGCGGCACCATCTTGTACATGGTTCTGGTGCAGACCGTCTTTGCGTAA